The proteins below come from a single Pseudochaenichthys georgianus chromosome 14, fPseGeo1.2, whole genome shotgun sequence genomic window:
- the LOC139435138 gene encoding uncharacterized protein, which produces MRREKETVREEKKRLLHEKRSSRRRRKERDAMKRDSLLRGEIKQEKQREDKRRRDEEERKKREEQRRLLEVEGEKEKVRREEERRLEKERFLRKMKEEEEKLMAERRVFEEKRKEREEERHRLLGEEEKRKMEERQEREQQKIKEEEEKIKKKEEQKQHVQEEERKEEERKKREARRG; this is translated from the coding sequence ATGAGAAGAGAAAAAGAGACTGTtagagaggagaagaagaggctCTTACATGAGAAGAGGAGCTCAAGAAGGAGAAGGAAAGAAAGAGATGCGATGAAGAGAGACTCCTTGTTGAGAGGAGAGATAAAACAAGAGAAGCAGAGGGAGGACAAGAGACGCAGGGatgaagaggagaggaagaaacGAGAGGAGCAGAGGAGACTTCTGGAGGTGGAGGGGGAAAAGGAGAAAGtaaggagggaggaagagaggaggCTGGAGAAGGAGAGATTCTTAAGAAAAatgaaagaggaggaggagaaacttatggcggagaggagagtgttcgaggagaaaagaaaggagagggaggaagagagacATAGGCTCCTGGGAGAGGAAGAGAAGAGGAAGATGGAGGAGAGACAAGAGAGGGAGCAGCAGAAAAtcaaagaggaagaggagaagataaaaaagaaggaagaacAGAAACAACATGtacaggaggaggagaggaaagaggaagagagaaagaaaagggAGGCAAGAAGGGGTTAG
- the LOC139435137 gene encoding proteoglycan 4-like: MTNKEVEQKKEEMERRRKKEEEDKRRKEANKSDEDKQKMKTPSLPLPQLNTDLLPPSLTHLPTAPKDGPQTPLPAPLLPPPDTTSCTSKQRSYQTLRQSQDGGMTLQSVNKPSSGSNERSQKQDAAEVDTAVKQEPQPIPTKDSETPNKEQPKEPEGPSVEPEPQLEFPLTSLMSIRLWRVSRCFPQKPEPRTAAGTSPPAGETTPEGSR, from the exons ATGACAAATAAAGAAGTGGAACAGAAGAAGGAAGAGATGGaaaggaggaggaagaaagagGAGGAAGACAAAAGGAGGAAGGAGGCCAACAAGTCAGATGAGGACAAGCAGAAGATGAAGACTCCttctctgccacttcctcagCTAAACACTGACCTCCTTCCTCCCAGTCTCACACACCTGCCCACAGCTCCTAAAGATGGACCACAGACTCCACTTCctgctcctctcctccctcctccggaCACAACCAGCTGTACATCCAAGCAACGGTCATATCAAACTCTCCGCCAATCACAAGACGGAGGCATGACCCTTCAATCTGTCAATAAACCAAGCTCCGGCTCCAATGAGCG CTCACAAAAACAAGATGCTGCTGAGGTGGACACGGCTGTGAAGCAGGAGCCCCAGCCAATCCCAACAAAAGACTCAGAAACACCAAACAAAGAGCAGCCCAAAGAGCCAGAAGGACCCAGCGTGGAACCAGAACCTCAACTCGAGTTTCCCCTAACCAGCCTCATGAGCATACGGCTGTGGCGCGTGAGCCGCTGCTTCCCTCAAAAACCAGAACCGAGAACTGCGGCAGGAACAAGTCCTCCAGCCGGGGAAACCACACCAGAAGGGAGCAGATGA